Sequence from the Nitrincola iocasae genome:
CAACTTTTTTGCGGAGCTTAACTAGCTGGGTGTTTAGCTTGGCTTCAGTTCTCTGCTCAATCCTCTGCCGTATCCCAAACCAACCGAGTACCCGACCAAAAAAACCATCGTACTTGGATAGATCACGAACACGTTCATCCAACGTGGTTTTGAGTTTAGCTACTTCCTGCTTTAATCCAGCGGCTTCTTTGGCTTCTCGCTCTGCCTGCTCTCTCAATTGCTGCGCCTGAGCGAGTTCTTGTTCAGCTATCTGCTTTTTCTGCTCCACCAGTTTTCGCTGGCGTACGGCTTCTTCTTGTGTGGTATCAATAATATGTTGGGCCTGATCGGCGGCAGCTGATAACGCCATTTCAACTTGGTGATCAACACTTTTCCCCCTTTGAAGGGATTTTGCCACGCAGTCCAGTTGAGCTTGCTCTTTTCGCCATTCCGCACGACTTTTTCTTCTACGTTTTGGTCCCAGCCTAGCTTGACCGTAAAAAATGCCAACTTCTGCATGGTATTGATCCTGAAATCGGCGCATTTCCTTGGTGTATGCGTCATTCCCCAGCTTTTTTCCCTTCCCTGTTCTGTCATTACTTTGTGCATTTTTACGGGCCTGCTCCCCCTTATGAATTATTTCAAAGTCATCCGTGGGTTCTGTACTACCAATAAGGATATGGATGTGCGGATGCGATTCGTCCCAGTGAAGAGCGGCCACTTGAACCAGTCCGGGGAATTCTGTTTCTGCAAAGGTTACGGCATCCTCGGCCCATTCCTTAATTTCAGCTATTGCCTGCATTCGTTCAGGCTCTGCCATTGCATTAAGGTCTTCGATGGATACGGGGTGGCTGGCAATTAAACCAATACCAATATTTGCATCTTTTCGCACATTTCGCTTTTTGCCACTGTGGTTAACCTTGCTGGCATCCGTAGCGGCTACAATAGCTTCAGCCGCGTCAACGAAGGATGACCCAAGCAGATATTCCGGTGGCTGTGGTGCGGTAACGTGTGGGTGGTTGCCTGAGTCGCAATCCGCTTCTTTGGCGATAGAAACTAAGCTCCGTTTTTTATCATTTCCGGTTCGCGCATAAGCTTCATAGTGTATAAACTGATATCCAGCCATAATTAAAAATCCTTTTCATTTTTCAATTCCTTGTTTTATTTATTTAAAAGCATTTGGTCAAAGACCAAGTGACCGACTATGTCTTATGAAAATCTGGCGATTTTCATAAGACGTCGGCCAGTGGGCAAGCCCCCTTGGAACCCCCAAAAAACACTGCCAGCCATCAGGCGGCAGCGTCCTGTTTCGGCCACCGAATACGCGTATTGCGTTCGTAGCCTTCCATCCCGTACTTGATCATTTTTTGCACGTAATCATCGAATCGCAGGCTGCTGACCAGTGCCTCGACTTCGTCTGAATAACGTAACGTGTACATAGCCTCAGATAAGCGATCCAGCTGGTAGCCATCGCCATAAGCCGCTGAACTTCCCTCTTCCTCGTGCCCCAATAAAGCCGAAGTGATGTGCTTACCCTTCGAGCCAAGGGTGCTACGGAAAATATCCATCACTGTATGACGAAAGCTGTGGAATACTTTTCCATCCTGATCCTTGGTATCCAGCACCCTATGCTTGTATCCACCGCCAGCTTTTTCACCATCACCGTTAAACCAGCGACTGATTACACGCCCCCACTTAGAGCTGGATTCATAGCGCATATGACGAAACAGGCGTTGATCCTCAAACCGTCTTGCTTCATGCTTTCTAAATGCAACATAATCGAGAAAACCTATCTCAATGAGGCGCGGATGGATGGGTACTTTTCGCGTCGCATTTTCGTTTTTAACGCGCTGTGTTTCATGCTCAGCGCATACTTGAATGTACGGCTGGTCGAACACCCGACCATGCCAGCGTTTACCTTCGGTATGAATGTCAGATATTTGAAGCTGACAGATTTCACCTACCCGCATGCCGGTATACATCGCGATCAAGGGTACCCAAAAATGGGCATCATAAAGTTTTCTGGGGGCAACATCGTAGTCACCGTGATAAATGTAACCCTTTAAAATATTAATCAGATCTTCATCACTGAAAGGATGGCGGCTGTCGTCTTCTTCGATCCCAGTACCCGTGCGCCCTTTAACCTTGCGAATTTTCACTTTATCCGCCGGATTACTGGTCAAATACCCAAGAATGCAGCCATGATCCAGTACCGCTTTAAATCGGTCAAAATATTCAGACGCCATATCTTTTTTAATACGCACAACCGTCGGATCAGCCAGCAAATCTTCGAGTGTACGATGCTGCCTACCTCCATCATTACGCCGCTTGGGAAACCGTAAGATAACGTTACGAATCTCCATAATCCTGCGAGGTGTTAAGGTATGCACCAATGTATCTGACCCAACAGCTTCCACCACATTTTTCATATAGCCACGGTACTTCCGATAAGTCGCATCACCCTCGATGTACACACCCTGCGCAACATTGTCTGCAAAAAATCTGGCTGTTAGTGCTTCAATTGTAATGGTTTCCTCTTGGCACATAGCTTCAGGAATCGGCGTGGATTCATTTGGCTGTTCAGGGGAAATTGATACTGGCTCAACGTGGGCTTCATCCGCACTCAATGAAGTGTCTGGTTCGGATTCTGGTTCTAATTTTGATCCAATCAGGTGATCCCACACTTCGTCGGGCACGTCAGGTACAGGGTCTGGAGAATAGGTGTCTAGCTCAGTGACGGGACTGAAATACCACGTGGGGCTTTGAGGTATGAAATCACTAACTGGAAACGAACAGGAAATATCATCCTGTTGAATTAGCTTATGCGCGAAGTAACGCTCTTTGGTTTTAAGTAAAGCCAGTGCTTCAACATCGCGCTCAGGTGAGCCGAAATTAAATGCTGTGATACTACCGTCGGAATGGGTGTGGCGAATGAGTTCCATCATAGTGTAAAAGTCCTTTTTTGTTACGACCTGCCGGTTGCATGGCGCGTCTCCTGAAAATATGGTTATATTATTTAAATTGATATTATACCTATTTAATATATCTTTTTTGAATATATGAAATCGACATAACTGCGTATTATAATAACACCTTACAAATAGGTCAATAGATTTATTGACAATATTTACATATTGGTATACGCGCAGTTTGGCTTGGGCATGCGTTCTGGTTTTTAAGGAAAATCGAAGATCAGCGCCAATGGCTGGAAACTGCTCCAAAAAGGACTTGGGAAAGACATAGCGGAAGTAATAAACACCGGAAGGCTTGCGATAGGTGTGCGGAATATGTGCTGGCATGGCTGTCGCCTCGTACTGTCACCGTTAACTGGCACATTTACATGACCTAACGATTTCAACAGCTTGATTTGACATAACCCTTTGAATTAAAAGGGAAATTGGCGGTCAGGGAGGGATTCGAACCCTCGATACGTTGCCGTATACACACTTTCCAGGCGTGCTCCTTCAGCCACTCGGACACCTGACCGTTTCGTATTGAGCGGCGCATTTTAACAGACTAACTGCAAAGCACAAGAGGAATGCCGTCAAAGATAGGTTATAATCCGTTTTTTCTGAACAGAGCCAACTGGATAGACTATGGACGCCGTTGTTTTTTTTAAATGCCTGAGTGATTCAACTCGCCTGCGCATCATTAATCTGCTGCAGCAGCGCGGTGAGCTGTGCGTGTGTGAGCTGATGACAGCGTTACAGGAATCACAACCCAAAGTCTCACGCCATCTGGCTCAGTTGCGTAATTGTGGGCTGCTTAAAGATCAGCGCCGTGGGCAATGGGTTTACTATCGGATTAACCCGGCCCTGCCTGCCTGGACGGCGGATGTATTGAATGCTTCCTGCCAGGGAGAGAGCCAGCAACTGGCATCTGACCAGCAGAATTTGCTCAATCAGCAGAGCACTGACCCTTGTGGACAACCTGATACCCTGTAACATCAATCCTTTTTTACATTAATGTAACGCTTTGGAGCCCTATTCCATGCTGATACCGATTGTTGCAATTTTGTTCGGTCTGGCGCTGCTTGTCTGGAGTGCTGACCGCTTTATCGATGGCGCGGCTGCGACAGCACGCTATGCCGGTATGCCGCCGTTATTGATCGGGATGGTTATTATAGGTTTTGGCACCTCGGCGCCTGAGTTATTCATTTCAGCCTTGTCAGCCTCGCAGGGTAATCCGGGCCTGGCGCTGGGTAATGCTTATGGTTCCAATATCGCCAATATCGGTCTGATTCTTGGGCTCACCGCGTTACTCAGCCCGATTGCAGTCAATGCATCGGTATTACGTAAAGAACTCCCCATACTGGCAGGCATTACACTGTTATCCGGCTTATTGCTGTTAAATGGTCAGATTTCTCGTCTGGATGCCGGCATTATGCTGATTGTATTTGCGCTGATTATGGGCTGGAGCCTTCGCGAAGGGTTCAAAGGCCGTGCAGAGCCCATTATCGGGACGACAGAAGTCGAGGATGTTGCCGGTCAAATGACGCTGAAACAGGCTATATTCTGGCTGCTACTGGGTTTAATTCTACTAATGGTCAGTTCGCGCATTCTGGTGTGGGGCGCGGTTGATATTGCTACATCATTGGGTGTAAGCGATCTGATTATTGGTCTGACCATTGTCGCTGTCGGTACGTCTCTACCCGAGCTGGCGTCAGCTTTCGCCTCTATCCGTAAAGGGGAGCATGATCTGGCACTGGGTAATGTGATCGGCTCAAACCTGTTCAATACTCTCGCGGTTGTCGGTCTTGCCGGTATGATACACCCATTAGATGTTGACCCGGCGTTACTCTCGCGGGACTGGCCGGTGATGGCGGCGCTCACCTTTGCACTGTTTGTGATGGGTTATGGTTTCAGAGGCAGGATTGGACGTATTAACCGGGTCGAAGGTGCGGCGTTAATACTGGTGTTCATCAGTTATACCGGCTACCTGCTGTACAGTATTTCAGCAGCCGCTCCACAGGGGTAAACCGCAAACAATCAGGCAGCGTGCAAGGACAGCAATTCCTGTTCCGGAACAGGACGTCCCAGCAGAAAACCTTGCACGCTGTCACAGCCCTGCGCTTTCAGGAAAGCCAGTTGCGCTTCGGTTTCTACCCCTTCAGCTAGCACTTCGATATTCAGACTTTTACCCAGCGCAATCACAGTCAGAATGATCGCTTCATCTTTGGGATTGGTACCGATATCTCGGGTAAAGCTATAGTCAATTTTCAGGCGATCCAGCGGTAGTTGCTTGAGACGATTGAGTGAAGAGTAACCGATACCAAAATCATCAATCGCCAGACGATAGCCCGCTTGACGCAGGCTGTTGAGCTGTTCTATAGCGTAATCCGGATCTTGCATAATCAGGCTTTCGGTAATTTCCAGCTCAATTTGACTGCGCGCTATACCGAAACGCGCCAGAATGGCATTAATATGTTCAATGAAGTCTGCTTCCAGCAGCTGTTTGGGCGAAATATTGATCGCCACAGGAGGCACCATCTTGCCTTGCTCCTGCCAGACCAGAATCTGCTCGCAGGCCAATTCAATCACCTGCCAGCCCAGGGGGATAATCAGGTTTGTCTCTTCTGCCAGTGGAATAAACTCACCGGGTGGCATCATGCCTTTTTCCGGATGCTGCCAGCGCACTAATACTTCCAAACCACATAGATCACCGCTTTTCAGTGAAAACTGTGGTTGATAATGCAAGAGCAACTGGCGGGTATTCAGCGCAATGCGTAAATCCTGTTCCAATTGAAATGACAGTACTGCCTGAGTTGTCAGTTGACTGCTGTAGAGCTCATAGCAGTTTTTACCCTGGGCCTTGGCTTTATACATGGCGGTATCGGCATGTTTGATCAGCGTATCCAGGTCCTGTCCGTGTTCAGGAAAATGACTGATGCCGATGCTGGCCGTCATCTGCAGTTTGTGGCCATCAATCTGCAAGGGAATAGTACATAGATTCAAAAACCGTTCGGCTTCCTGCTCAGCACGCAATGCTTCGCCAGTGACCAGTAAAATAAACTCATCACCGCCGGTACGAAACAGCTCACAACCATTGACCAGTCGACGATTAAGATTATTCGCCATGCCTTTTAACAACTGATCACCAACCTGATGTCCCAGACTGTCATTGATCATTTTAAATCTGTCCAGGTCAATGAACAGTAAGCTGAAGCTATGCTCAGACACATCATGAATCCGCTGGCTGACTCTCTCCATCAGCATGTAGCGGTTAGGCAAACCTGTTAAAACATCATGTCGGGCCTGATGTGCCAGGGTTCGTGTTTGTTTATGAACCAGGTCCATTAGCAGCCGCTCACGATCGTGCATACTCAGTACTAGCAAGGCCCCCATACAGCCCACCACTACCAACAGGGTTTGCATCAATTGCGCATCGCTGGCTGGACTCATCGCCAGATAGTCGGGGCCTGCTTCTGCATACACATCCCAGGTTTGCTGTGCGATAGAGATCTGAAAGTGATCATTGAACAGTGACCGGGATGGCTGGCTCGATGTTGTGGTAGTAAAAAAAGGAGACTGTGCACCTGACTCAAACAGCTTGAAATTGATATGCTCAATATCGGACATTTCCAGTGCCGCCGAAAACATCTTATCGACGGTAAACACACCCACAACAAAACCGGTCAGCAGCATATTACCCATCAGCGGATTTTGCTGATCAGATAATATATATACCGGGTGCAAAATCAGCATGCCCGGTTCATCCGGTGCCTGGGTCAGATTCAGTATTTGTGTTGCAACCGGGCGCCCCTGCTCCTGCGCTGCAATGACCCAGCGTCGTCGATCCTCAATAGATAGCAGATTAAAACCCAGCGCTGCACGATTGGCTTCTAGCGGCTCGACCATCTGTACCGGAATCAACGGATCATCAACACGTAAGGATTCACCATAGACACGATAATCAGGCTCATTGAGTAGCTGCCGGGTAGACACTTCAAAGGTATCCAGTTCCTCCTTGGCAACAATCGGATCCCAGGAATAAGCCCGTACAGAGGGGTTATATTGCTGAATTTCAGCGACCATATCCCGAAACACATCTGGATCAGCACCCAAAGGCCCTGAAAATTCCTTACCCAGACGGGTCAAATCGGCAAGGTTATGCTGCACAACAGCTTGCACCTGCGCATCCAGCACTTTGACATCCTGCTCAAAACTACGCCGTAACTGCTGGTCCAAATGAGATAAAAAGATTTTATTGATGACTAACACTGCAAGAATAACCAGAGCTAACTGTGCAGACAGACGCAACCGGCGTTTGGTATTTAACTGTACCTTCGACTCCAATAGCACGAGCAGCAAGGGGGTAACCAGAACAGCGCCAAAGGAATCACCCATCCACCAGCTCAACCAATCATTAAAGAAACCGGCACTGCCCTGAGTGTTCGCCATTTTATGCACAGCAAAAGTACCAACCGTGGCATTCAGGGTACAGGTTAAAAAGCCGGCAAACAGAATAAATTTAACCAGACCGCGACCACTCTGAGGACGCAATGGATGGGCATTGTATTTTTCGATCAGGTAAGCCGCTAACGCGGTCTGCAAAGTAGCACCAGAGGCAATAACAATCGCTACCAGCATAGCTTCGGGGTCAAAAAATTCTTGCCACCCCAAGGGCAACCAAATATTGAACAACAAACTCCCGAGAAATACTCCCGGCAGGAATGGCAATCCAAAACGAATAACAATTGCCAGTCCGATACCTGCAGGAATCCATAACGGAACAATCTGGTCATGCAAACCAGAATCAGCAACCAACACACCGGCGCCAGCATAAATAAATGCCAGCAGTATTAGAGCAGGAATGAAATATGAAATCCGCAAAAAAGGTCCTCAAACTGCAGGGAACAAAAAACTTAAAGTACCTTGTATACGTGCAGAACCTGAATTCAACTATTAACTGCAACACCCGCTTATATTCTGTCGCAATTGCTCTTTAAAAATTACGTCTGGTTGAATGAAACCCAGTATTTTCCTGGGACGCAGGTTCAGCCTTACTTGAGCCTTTGCAATCAAGGCTTGGGTTACTGTCCGCAAATCCGTGCCCTTGGGTATGTATTGACGCAAGAGCCCATTTGCATTTTCGTTTGCGCCACGCTGATAAGACGCATAGGGGTCTGCAAAGTAAACATCAGTTTCCAGTTCACGAGCAATGCGTTCATGGTCAGCGAATTCTAAGCCGTTGTCGGCGGTAATGCTGTGAACCAAAGCTTTGAAAGGCTGTAGCATATCTATCGTTGCTTCAGCCACCGCATCGGCACGTTTACTAGTCACTTTCCTAACTAAATAAAAGCGGCTTTTTCGCTCTAAAATAGTTACGATAGCCCCCGTTCCTTGTTTGCCAATGACCGTGTCTATTTCCCAGTCTCCATAGCGGCCTCGATCATCAATAATCCCAGGCCTATCGTGTATTGAGCGCCTACCCAGGATACGGCCCCGCTGCTTGTGAAGCCGCTTTTTATAACGTTTCAACCGATGTCTCAGGTGGGTGAACAAGGTGCCACCCTCATTAAAATCAGCCAGTACATAGTTATAGATCCACTCGTGACTGACGGTGTAACCAATCCTGGTGCAAATAGCCGATATCTGCTCAGGACTCCAGTCAAGTTCGAGCATGAACTCAACGGCATTCCTTGTGTTCTCACATATTCGCTTAGCTTTTGGCTTTAAACGGCGAAATAATGAGCGCTGTTGAGCTCTATCGGGGTCATAGTGACCTGCTTCATTTTTGTTACGTCGCAACTCTCGATTGACGGTCGAAGGTGCAATGTTTAGCTTTCTTGCAATCTCTCGCTGCGAAAAATCCTGTGAGAGCAGCAAAGAAATCTGGTATCGTTGTCCCTCGGTCAGCTGCCGATAACTCATGTGTAGATCTCATTTTTTTTGGTCGAAAAATAAGGCTACCACATTTCGGTAGCTGGCCTCTCTCCGACCTGGCCCATCACATGAGTGTTGCGGTTATTATCTGAATTCAGGGAATACTAACTGAACAACTCACAGATTCACAGAAAAAAAAACCGGTGTGAAAAACACAAGCGTTTTACTAAGGTTACCCTGATTGTAAATATTAACGTTTATCCTAAAAAAACAGCCATAGAAATTAAAATCATTTACATTAGCCCAGGTAAAACTAGCCGCTTTCGGCAAGTAACTGATAAAAATCTTCCAAGCTTAAAGGTTTATAAAAAAGATAGCCCTGTGCCTTTTTACAACCTAAATTCAACAGCATAGTTTGCTGCTCCAGGGTTTCAACCCCCTCAGCAATCACTTCCAATTCCAGACTTTCTGCCAGCGCTATCACAGTTCTTACAATACTGGCCGCCACTTTATCGTTGGTCATATCAATTACAAAAGCTCGGTCTATCTTTAGCGTGGAGAGGGGTAACTTGCGCAAATACGACAGACTGGAATAACCTGTACCAAAGTCATCCAACGCCACATTAAAACCAGCCTCACGAAGCTGCTTTAATGCATCTATGACCGCTTCTTCGCGAGACATTAATCCCGTTTCAGTCACTTCAAACTCAAACAAGCCCGGGTCCAACCCAAATTTTTTGACCGGGTCCATCAAGTGTTTGGCAAATCCGGGCCGTTCGAGTTCATAGACAGACAGATTGATTGCCACTGGCAGAACTTTTAGGCCTGAGCATTTCATCATTTCCAGTTGGCGACAGGTTTCCTGCATAACCCAGTTCCCCAACTCGGCAATCAGCCCGGAACGTTCAGCAATAGGAATAAATACCGCTGGTGAAATAAATCCCAATACTGGATGACGCCAGCGAACCAGTACTTCGACAGCAAAAACCTCTCCGGTCTCCAGCAACACTTTTGGCTGAAAATTAAGACTCAGCGCATTACCCAGTACGGCTTCTCTAAGTGCCTGTTCAAGCACCAGACGGTCTCGCGCCTGGTGGCTCATGTCCTGATTATAAAAGCAGAAAGTGTTGCGTCCGGCGGCTTTGGCTTCCTGCAAGGCGGTGCGCGCACAACGCAGCAGGTCTTCAACGTTATCAGCATCATCTGGGTAGAATGAGATCCCTATTGAAGGGTTCATATACAGGGTTTCGCCCCCCAGTATAAAGGGTGCCTGTAATTGCAGTTTCAAATCAAAGGCCATTTGACTGATGTCCAGCATCTGGCGCACATCGGCCACCACCAGGCCAAACTCATCGGCGCCCAGTCGTACCAGTGAATCTCTTCGGGAGATCAATTCTTTCAAACGATCGCCTGCCTGCTTAATCAAGCGATCGCTACAGGCATGACCAAGGCTGTCATTGATTAACTGGATCTCACCCAGATCAATTTTAATCACCGCCATTTTGGTATGTGACCCGAACCCACTGCGAATCCCCTGTTCGATGCGATCTCGAAACTGGCTGCGATTACCCAGACCAGTCAGCGGGTCATGATTAACCAGGTACTCAATTTCTGCTTCGCGCGCACGTAGCTCCGACAAATCATGAAATACCGCTACGTAGTATTCGGTTTCATCCTGGCTGTTCTTCAAACAGTTAATTGATAACCACTGTAAATATACACTGCCATCCTTGCGACGATTCCAGATTTCGCCTTGCCAGCTTCCGTTCAGCGCGACTTCAGCCCAAAGTTTTTCATAAAAAGCCGCATCATGATGATTGGAACGCAGTAGACGAGGGGTTTTACCAAGAACCTCTTCGGGGCTGTAGCCGGTTATCTCTGTAAAGGCTGGATTCACCTGAAAAATGCGTGCTGAGGCATCAGTCACAAAAATGCCTTCAATGGTATTATCAAATACTCGTTTAGCCAGGCGCTGTTGAATTTCTAATGCATTCTGTTCACGTAGATCTTTAGCCAGGCCTGTAATCGAGGCGACCTTGCCATCACTATCAAGGTGCGATATTACCGTAAGATACACCGGTATTGGCTGATGATTTAAATCCCTGAACTCAATATCACCTTTCCAGCAGGTTGTATCTTTCAGCAAGGCCGGAAACACATGCTCTCGGAGGAATTCATATACTTTAGGCGAATGAAGATCAGCAACGTAGAGAGGCTCAGATGTCAGGTCTCTTTCCAGTGATACTCCCAGCAAGTGTCTGCCAGACTGGTTCAAAAACAGCAGACGCTCATCCAATGACACGGTGATTATCATTTCATTAGCAGCATCAAGGATGTAACCTTGCTGTTTTAACAACTGCAGTTGCTGAGGGGTTCGAGCAAGCCGTTCATCAGTATATATCATTGATATGTATTCAGACTCTATGAGATCTATTGGTTATACTGCAGCATAAGATCACGTATCAGTGCTAGTCTTGTGTTAATGACATCATTTCCTGAGCCCAGGCTACACTGGCCAGATACTCGCGATTCAATGCCTCCACAAGTTTTAACGATCGGCGCTCCATGCGTGCACTTTCAAATGACTCAATAACTTTCATTATTTTACCAAGATCTCCCGTATGTTGCAGTAATGCCTCGGTTATTTGGCTATCCAAACCAGATTCTGCCAGCAACACAGAGCGCTCAGACCCTTCCAGTTGATGCATCAAAGAGAATAGACCACAGGTAAAGGCTATCTCTGGATCGACATCGTTTACCCGGGTAGCGAGACGTTTTGCCAAC
This genomic interval carries:
- a CDS encoding plasmid recombination protein, coding for MAGYQFIHYEAYARTGNDKKRSLVSIAKEADCDSGNHPHVTAPQPPEYLLGSSFVDAAEAIVAATDASKVNHSGKKRNVRKDANIGIGLIASHPVSIEDLNAMAEPERMQAIAEIKEWAEDAVTFAETEFPGLVQVAALHWDESHPHIHILIGSTEPTDDFEIIHKGEQARKNAQSNDRTGKGKKLGNDAYTKEMRRFQDQYHAEVGIFYGQARLGPKRRRKSRAEWRKEQAQLDCVAKSLQRGKSVDHQVEMALSAAADQAQHIIDTTQEEAVRQRKLVEQKKQIAEQELAQAQQLREQAEREAKEAAGLKQEVAKLKTTLDERVRDLSKYDGFFGRVLGWFGIRQRIEQRTEAKLNTQLVKLRKKVDELSSQVGKEKSMQRQHRVTADALKSLQSALSLSVDDYPHLQEKGALEKHFVYIQELVEANQVPDKLQEQIDAYIEELQMTQFKSHVQSSTLSSDLDM
- a CDS encoding site-specific integrase is translated as MMELIRHTHSDGSITAFNFGSPERDVEALALLKTKERYFAHKLIQQDDISCSFPVSDFIPQSPTWYFSPVTELDTYSPDPVPDVPDEVWDHLIGSKLEPESEPDTSLSADEAHVEPVSISPEQPNESTPIPEAMCQEETITIEALTARFFADNVAQGVYIEGDATYRKYRGYMKNVVEAVGSDTLVHTLTPRRIMEIRNVILRFPKRRNDGGRQHRTLEDLLADPTVVRIKKDMASEYFDRFKAVLDHGCILGYLTSNPADKVKIRKVKGRTGTGIEEDDSRHPFSDEDLINILKGYIYHGDYDVAPRKLYDAHFWVPLIAMYTGMRVGEICQLQISDIHTEGKRWHGRVFDQPYIQVCAEHETQRVKNENATRKVPIHPRLIEIGFLDYVAFRKHEARRFEDQRLFRHMRYESSSKWGRVISRWFNGDGEKAGGGYKHRVLDTKDQDGKVFHSFRHTVMDIFRSTLGSKGKHITSALLGHEEEGSSAAYGDGYQLDRLSEAMYTLRYSDEVEALVSSLRFDDYVQKMIKYGMEGYERNTRIRWPKQDAAA
- a CDS encoding metalloregulator ArsR/SmtB family transcription factor; this encodes MDAVVFFKCLSDSTRLRIINLLQQRGELCVCELMTALQESQPKVSRHLAQLRNCGLLKDQRRGQWVYYRINPALPAWTADVLNASCQGESQQLASDQQNLLNQQSTDPCGQPDTL
- a CDS encoding calcium/sodium antiporter, translated to MLIPIVAILFGLALLVWSADRFIDGAAATARYAGMPPLLIGMVIIGFGTSAPELFISALSASQGNPGLALGNAYGSNIANIGLILGLTALLSPIAVNASVLRKELPILAGITLLSGLLLLNGQISRLDAGIMLIVFALIMGWSLREGFKGRAEPIIGTTEVEDVAGQMTLKQAIFWLLLGLILLMVSSRILVWGAVDIATSLGVSDLIIGLTIVAVGTSLPELASAFASIRKGEHDLALGNVIGSNLFNTLAVVGLAGMIHPLDVDPALLSRDWPVMAALTFALFVMGYGFRGRIGRINRVEGAALILVFISYTGYLLYSISAAAPQG
- a CDS encoding bifunctional diguanylate cyclase/phosphodiesterase; the protein is MRISYFIPALILLAFIYAGAGVLVADSGLHDQIVPLWIPAGIGLAIVIRFGLPFLPGVFLGSLLFNIWLPLGWQEFFDPEAMLVAIVIASGATLQTALAAYLIEKYNAHPLRPQSGRGLVKFILFAGFLTCTLNATVGTFAVHKMANTQGSAGFFNDWLSWWMGDSFGAVLVTPLLLVLLESKVQLNTKRRLRLSAQLALVILAVLVINKIFLSHLDQQLRRSFEQDVKVLDAQVQAVVQHNLADLTRLGKEFSGPLGADPDVFRDMVAEIQQYNPSVRAYSWDPIVAKEELDTFEVSTRQLLNEPDYRVYGESLRVDDPLIPVQMVEPLEANRAALGFNLLSIEDRRRWVIAAQEQGRPVATQILNLTQAPDEPGMLILHPVYILSDQQNPLMGNMLLTGFVVGVFTVDKMFSAALEMSDIEHINFKLFESGAQSPFFTTTTSSQPSRSLFNDHFQISIAQQTWDVYAEAGPDYLAMSPASDAQLMQTLLVVVGCMGALLVLSMHDRERLLMDLVHKQTRTLAHQARHDVLTGLPNRYMLMERVSQRIHDVSEHSFSLLFIDLDRFKMINDSLGHQVGDQLLKGMANNLNRRLVNGCELFRTGGDEFILLVTGEALRAEQEAERFLNLCTIPLQIDGHKLQMTASIGISHFPEHGQDLDTLIKHADTAMYKAKAQGKNCYELYSSQLTTQAVLSFQLEQDLRIALNTRQLLLHYQPQFSLKSGDLCGLEVLVRWQHPEKGMMPPGEFIPLAEETNLIIPLGWQVIELACEQILVWQEQGKMVPPVAINISPKQLLEADFIEHINAILARFGIARSQIELEITESLIMQDPDYAIEQLNSLRQAGYRLAIDDFGIGYSSLNRLKQLPLDRLKIDYSFTRDIGTNPKDEAIILTVIALGKSLNIEVLAEGVETEAQLAFLKAQGCDSVQGFLLGRPVPEQELLSLHAA
- a CDS encoding IS30 family transposase, yielding MSYRQLTEGQRYQISLLLSQDFSQREIARKLNIAPSTVNRELRRNKNEAGHYDPDRAQQRSLFRRLKPKAKRICENTRNAVEFMLELDWSPEQISAICTRIGYTVSHEWIYNYVLADFNEGGTLFTHLRHRLKRYKKRLHKQRGRILGRRSIHDRPGIIDDRGRYGDWEIDTVIGKQGTGAIVTILERKSRFYLVRKVTSKRADAVAEATIDMLQPFKALVHSITADNGLEFADHERIARELETDVYFADPYASYQRGANENANGLLRQYIPKGTDLRTVTQALIAKAQVRLNLRPRKILGFIQPDVIFKEQLRQNISGCCS
- a CDS encoding putative bifunctional diguanylate cyclase/phosphodiesterase, producing the protein MIYTDERLARTPQQLQLLKQQGYILDAANEMIITVSLDERLLFLNQSGRHLLGVSLERDLTSEPLYVADLHSPKVYEFLREHVFPALLKDTTCWKGDIEFRDLNHQPIPVYLTVISHLDSDGKVASITGLAKDLREQNALEIQQRLAKRVFDNTIEGIFVTDASARIFQVNPAFTEITGYSPEEVLGKTPRLLRSNHHDAAFYEKLWAEVALNGSWQGEIWNRRKDGSVYLQWLSINCLKNSQDETEYYVAVFHDLSELRAREAEIEYLVNHDPLTGLGNRSQFRDRIEQGIRSGFGSHTKMAVIKIDLGEIQLINDSLGHACSDRLIKQAGDRLKELISRRDSLVRLGADEFGLVVADVRQMLDISQMAFDLKLQLQAPFILGGETLYMNPSIGISFYPDDADNVEDLLRCARTALQEAKAAGRNTFCFYNQDMSHQARDRLVLEQALREAVLGNALSLNFQPKVLLETGEVFAVEVLVRWRHPVLGFISPAVFIPIAERSGLIAELGNWVMQETCRQLEMMKCSGLKVLPVAINLSVYELERPGFAKHLMDPVKKFGLDPGLFEFEVTETGLMSREEAVIDALKQLREAGFNVALDDFGTGYSSLSYLRKLPLSTLKIDRAFVIDMTNDKVAASIVRTVIALAESLELEVIAEGVETLEQQTMLLNLGCKKAQGYLFYKPLSLEDFYQLLAESG